From Aedes albopictus strain Foshan chromosome 1, AalbF5, whole genome shotgun sequence, one genomic window encodes:
- the LOC134284844 gene encoding uncharacterized protein LOC134284844 has product MKPIASGRFLNYHSAHSIKQKVNVAKNFIRRVQTFSTNVDTATTRDIITTQLKLNDYPTTMINRLIDRSRERQVNPTNEDVTDSEETIYRSMVQVGQLSGNIQKILKKDYPNVTISSKNAKTVGNMLPPVKDVEDKNSRSNVIYNIPCADCPACYVGMTTNKLQTRISSHRSCSNRLQSLWDQGKTTEDVEVAQLRERTALLDHSAANHHVFAFDRTRIVDSSFKQQNLHILETCHIVNTHNTVNKRTDTDNLSNTYAGVLHTLRNNTRSEAVRQTDESLQQESIQSE; this is encoded by the coding sequence ATGAAGCCAATCGCCTCAGGACGGTTTCTGAATTACCACTCGGCGCACAGCATCAAACAGAAGGTAAACGTGGCGAAAAATTTCATCCGCCGTGTCCAAACCTTCTCAACCAACGTCGATACAGCCACAACACGTGACATCATCACCACCCAGCTCAAACTGAACGATTACCCCACCACGATGATCAACCGCCTCATCGATCGATCGAGAGAACGACAGGTTAACCCTACCAACGAAGACGTCACAGACAGCGAGGAAACGATCTACCGTTCTATGGTACAGGTTGGGCAGTTATCGGGAAACAttcagaaaatcttgaagaaagacTACCCAAATGTGACCATTAGCTCAAAAAATGCCAAAACCGTCGGTAACATGCTGCCTCCGGTGAAAGACGTCGAGGATAAAAACAGTAGATCGAACGTGATTTATAATATCCCATGCGCAGACTGTCCTGCGTGTTACGTAGGCATGACGACGAACAAGCTGCAAACGAGGATCTCTAGTCACCGCTCCTGTTCCAACCGGCTACAAAGCTTGTGGGACCAGGGCAAGACGACGGAGGACGTGGAGGTTGCACAGCTGCGAGAACGGACGGCGCTGCTAGACCATTCGGCAGCCAACCATCATGTCTTCGCATTCGATCGTACACGAATAGTGGATTCTAGTTTTAAGCAACAGAACCTACACATACTCGAAACATGCCATATTGTAAACACACACAACACGGTCAACAAGCGCACAGATACAGACAACCTCAGCAATACGTATGCCGGCGTACTGCACACACTGAGAAACAATACACGAAGCGAGGCTGTCCGACAGACAGACGAATCGTTACAACAAGAATCAATACAATCAgagtaa
- the LOC134288314 gene encoding uncharacterized protein LOC134288314, with protein MGSKFALPYTDMNELPIYHLIADVENIIQTNNEEAIQERNRCAVANQIQNFLHAERGKGRHDAVTNFYRTTTRSTRAFLKQHPELVIAEADKGNRTVVMKRDEYESKMQRMIDDDETYLKLNRDPTAGYQKRNNNFAKRLADLKLIDRATERRMKTYKATAPRIYGAPKAHKEGLPLRPVVPCMTSPSYTLSQFVGKIIQKSITGKYNATDSYTFCEYINSVQLPPDYVLISLDVVSLFTCIPKNLVIRDVIHNWENIKQHTDINLDLFLEMTEFCIDCSYFRFKGQFYRQVFGTAMGNPLSPTIADLVMEALLDNVVARIDFPFPVLKKYVDDLMLAVPKDKIEEWRLKKTGKFPFLDLLLVRQPDQTIKTEWYMKPIASGRFLNYHSAHSIKQKVNVAKNFIRRVQTFSTNVDTATTRDIITTQLKLNDYPTTMINRLIDRSRERQVNPTNEDVTDSEETIYRSMVQVGQLSGNIQKILKKDYPNVTISSKNAKTVGNMLPPVKDVEDKNSRSNVIYNIPCADCPACYVGMTTNKLQTRISSHRSCSNRLQSLWDQGKTTEDVEVAQLRERTALLDHSAANHHVFAFDRTRIVDSSFKQQNLHILETCHIVNTHNTVNKRTDTDNLSNTYAGVLHTLRNNTRSEAVRQTDESLQQESIQSE; from the exons ATGGGATCGAAGTTCGCGTTACCATACACGGATATGAATGAGCTCCCTATCTACCACCTGATAGCGGACGTGGAGAACATCATTCAAACAAACAACGAGGAAGCGATCCAGGAGCGCAACAGGTGCGCGGTTGCAAACCaaatccagaattttctccacgcAGAGAGGGGAAAAGGGAGACACGatgcggtgaccaatttctaccGCACCACCACCAGATCAACGAGAGCGTTTCTAAAGCAACACCCCGAACTGGTCATTGCGGAGGCGGACAAGGGGAACAGAACAGTGGTGATGAAACGGGACGAATACGAGAGCAAAATGCAACGCATGATCGACGATGACGAAACGTACTTGAAGCTCAACCGAGATCCAACGGCAGGGTACCAGAAACGCAACAACAATTTCGCCAAGCGCCTGGCGGATTTGAAGCTCATCGATCGTGCCACCGAAAGGAGGATGAAAACCTACAAAGCGACAGCTCCCCGAATATACGGTGCACCAAAAGCACACAAGGAGGGACTACCACTGAGACCGGTGGTACCGTGCATGACGTCACCGTCGTACACACTGTCACAGTTCGTAGgcaaaatcatccaaaaatcCATCACCGGCAAGTACAATGCGACGGACTCGTACACGTTCTGCGAGTACATTAACAGCGTGCAACTGCCACCGGACTACGTCCTTATTTCCTTGGACGTCGTGTCGTTGTTCACGTGTATCCCCAAGAACCTGGTGATACGTGACGTCATCCACAACTGGGAAAACATCAAGCAACACACCGACATAAACTTAGACTTGTTCCTGGAGATGACCGAGTTCTGCATCGATTGTAGCTACTTCCGGTTCAAGGGACAGTTCTATCGACAAGTTTTCGGCACAGCGATGGGTAATCCGCTATCACCCACCATCGCGGATCTAGTGATGGAGGCATTACTAGACAACGTCGTTGCGAGAATCGATTTCCCGTTCCCCGTGTTGAAGAAGTATGTAGACGACCTGATGCTGGCAGTCCCCAAGGACAAGATCGAGGAG TGGAGGTTGAAGAAAACGGGAAAATTCCCTTTTCTCGACCTGCTACTGGTTCGACAACCCGACCAAACGATCAAAACCGAGTGGTACATGAAGCCAATCGCCTCAGGACGGTTTCTGAATTACCACTCGGCGCACAGCATCAAACAGAAGGTAAACGTGGCGAAAAATTTCATCCGCCGTGTCCAAACCTTCTCAACCAACGTCGATACAGCCACAACACGTGACATCATCACCACCCAGCTCAAACTGAACGATTACCCCACCACGATGATCAACCGCCTCATCGATCGATCGAGAGAACGACAGGTTAACCCTACCAACGAAGACGTCACAGACAGCGAGGAAACGATCTACCGTTCTATGGTACAGGTTGGGCAGTTATCGGGAAACAttcagaaaatcttgaagaaagacTACCCAAATGTGACCATTAGCTCAAAAAATGCCAAAACCGTCGGTAACATGCTGCCTCCGGTGAAAGACGTCGAGGATAAAAACAGTAGATCGAACGTGATTTATAATATCCCATGCGCAGACTGTCCTGCGTGTTACGTAGGCATGACGACGAACAAGCTGCAAACGAGGATCTCTAGTCACCGCTCCTGTTCCAACCGGCTACAAAGCTTGTGGGACCAGGGCAAGACGACGGAGGACGTGGAGGTTGCACAGCTGCGAGAACGGACGGCGCTGCTAGACCATTCGGCAGCCAACCATCATGTCTTCGCATTCGATCGTACACGAATAGTGGATTCTAGTTTTAAGCAACAGAACCTACACATACTCGAAACATGCCATATTGTAAACACACACAACACGGTCAACAAGCGCACAGATACAGACAACCTCAGCAATACGTATGCCGGCGTACTGCACACACTGAGAAACAATACACGAAGCGAGGCTGTCCGACAGACAGACGAATCGTTACAACAAGAATCAATACAATCAgagtaa